The segment GCGTCACACCTCGGCGCTGCCAGACGTACGTGAGCGGGCTCAGGCCCATCATCGCAAGATCTTCGAGGCTATTGCCGCGGGCAGGGCGGACGAGGCGAAGAACGCGATGCGCGCCCACATGACGCAGACGGCGAACGACATCGCCAGCCTTCCGGACTCGACGGACTGACGTCGGGCACTCGCGCCCTGTTGGGGCACCCGACGAACGCGGGCGGCTGGAGATCCCAGCCGCCCGCGCGATGTCGTGCCGCCAAACCGGCGTGATCGCCTCGTCTGCGATCGCCTAGTCCTCGACCCACGCCATGACGTTGACCGGCGCCGAGTCCACCTCCGCCACGCGCAGCGGGCCGAGGGTGACGCACCTAATCTTCTTGTCTCCCAACGCCTGGAGGGCCATGTCCTCGATCGCGCAGATGACGTGGTCGGTGTAGTTGCCCAGGAGCCAGTGGTGCGCCTCGGGGCCGTAGTCGTTCGTCGGGGACGCGACCGACAGCCAGTCCATCCCCAGGCAGTCGAGCTTCGGGAACTCCTCGTTGAGCCACTTGCACAGGTCGGGGTGCAGCGAGACGCCACGGTTCGTGTACGTGTCGGGGTCCGTGTGCTTGAGCTCCTCGAAACCGGTGCGGATGAGGAGAAGACGCTTGTCCGCGAGCTCGTCCGCGTAAGGTTCGAGGTCCTCCTTCATCACGACCTCCGCTGGGCCGTTTCGGTGCGGCAGGTCGACCACGAGCACCTCGTGGCCCTCGTAGGCGAACTTTTCGATGGGTAGGTCCGCGAAGTTCGTACCCGTCGAGTTGAAGTGGTGTGGGCCGTCCATGTGGGTGGCAAAGTGGTTGGGCAGGTGCATCATGTAGGAGTTGAAGGGCTTTCCCTCCTCGCTGCGAACCGAGTCCGGCTCGACGGTGAGGACGGGTTCGCCGGGGAACGCTCCGTCGTTGGGATTCAGCACGTGTGACAAATGAATGAACATCGTTGTTCTCCGCTTTCGTCGATTCGGTGAATACGGCGAGTCTATAATTCTCAGACCTCAGAGGTCAAGGGTTTTTCTGCGCC is part of the Trueperella abortisuis genome and harbors:
- a CDS encoding cyclase family protein, whose product is MFIHLSHVLNPNDGAFPGEPVLTVEPDSVRSEEGKPFNSYMMHLPNHFATHMDGPHHFNSTGTNFADLPIEKFAYEGHEVLVVDLPHRNGPAEVVMKEDLEPYADELADKRLLLIRTGFEELKHTDPDTYTNRGVSLHPDLCKWLNEEFPKLDCLGMDWLSVASPTNDYGPEAHHWLLGNYTDHVICAIEDMALQALGDKKIRCVTLGPLRVAEVDSAPVNVMAWVED